In the genome of Mucilaginibacter sp. 14171R-50, the window GCAGCTCGGCGCCTGCGCGGGTGTAAATTACAAAGCGCAGGATTGGGCGCAGGAGTTGAAGCATTTTGCGGGAGGAGGCTTTGACATTATTGTTGACAGCGCGCTTGGCCCCGATTTTGCCAGGATGCCCGATCTTTGCAACCCCGGCGGGCGCATAGTATTTTTTGGCGGTACAGCGGGTAATATCCCTGAATTAAATGCCCGGCCTATATTCTGGAAACAATTACAGATCATAGGGACGACGATGGGCACACAACAGGATTTTAAAGCCATGCTTGACTTTGTTAATTTACATAAAATAGTACCGGTGGTTGATGATGTGTACCCTTTAGCAGATGCTTCAAAAGCTTTTGATAAAATGGGTGCCGCAACGCAGTTCGGTAAAATTGTGATCAAGATCTGAGCTGATGCTGCAATTAAGAGTTGATGAAATAAAATGGGAACTGCCCGATACGGCCACATTTTACCTTGTTGAAGCGCAGGGCCGCCACGTGGCATATAGAGCCGGGCAATTCCTCACACTGATATTTAATCACCACAGCCAGGAGATACGGCGCTCATACTCGTTAAGCTCTTCGCCTGATGAAGACCGGCCGGCTATAACTGTTAAACGGGTTAGCAATGGCGAAATATCGCGTTTTCTGCTCACAAAAGTTAAGATAGGGGATGTATTATCCGCGGCCGAACCCGCGGGGGTCTTTACCGTTACCGGGCATCCGCCTGAGAAGGACATTTTGTTGTTTGCTGCAGGGAGCGGAATTACACCCATATTCTCGATCATTAAGTATGTCCTAAAACGCGCCGGAAAGAGCAAGCTGCACCTGATCTACAGTTCTCAGGATAGTAACTCCGTTTTGTTCGAAGCAGAGCTGAATGCTTTACAGGTGCTACATCCAGATAGGTTAAACATTACCTATTTATTAAGCAGCCATGCAAACCGCCTAACCAATATCAAGGTTGAGCAACTGGTAAACATGCAATTGGAATTTGACAGGAATAAAGCGAAATTTTACCTTTGCGGGCCCTTTGTGTACATGCGGATGATCAGGCTTACCCTGCTGTACATGGGTATCGGACCAAGGCAAATACATAAAGAGAATTTTGTACTGGAAACTGTGCCCGTTACCGGCAGCCAAACCAATTACCCACCTCGGAATATCAGTGTTAACTTTAACAACGAACAACATAATATAGTAGCGGGCGAAAACCAATCCATATTGCAGGCTGCCTTGCAAAACAATGTACCATTACCCTATAGCTGCCGCAGCGGGATCTGCTCGGCCTGTGTAGCGTTTTGCAAAACCGGTAGGGTAGAGATGGCCAAAAACGAAGTGCTTACCGATGATGACCTTGCCAAGGGCTGGATACTCACCTGCACAGGCCATGCGTTGACGGATGATGTGGAGATTGAGTATAGGTAAGTTTTAGCTGTAATACTGATCGATAAAGCGGACTTAACCCTTTGTCTCTAAAACCATCCGTCTGTGGGTTTTATGGTGCACGGCATTACGCGCTTTGCTTGTTTTAGATCTTGATTTTTTGCGCTTCCCTAACCAGATGATAAACCCGGTTACGGGCAGGCTGGCGCAGATAAGGCTTGCTAAAAACGCGATGATCTTGGTGGTTAAACCGCCTATCTGGCCCACATGGATATCATAATTCATTTCGTTCAGTTTCAGGCCGGGGCTTTTTTTATTGTAGACATATGTTTTTAGCAATTTGCCGTTGTACTTATCAAACTCATAACCACTGGCATATGCGTAATGCATTGATTTAGGATAAGCGCCAACACCAATAGCTCCTGCAACTGCCGGGTCGTTGTGGATTAAAAACATTTCGGCTTTAGGCGATTGCTGCCTGGCATGTGCAAATGCCATATCAACTACAGGTTGTTTGGCAACCCCGGCTTTCTTAAGCGAATCTGACTTAGGCTCCGTTACTTCATCTTCATATCTGATATTCCTGCCAATGTTTGCCGTGTTATATATGGCTCTGCTCACCGGTTCAAATGCTATGGCCAGGCCACTGATAGCAAGTATAATTGCTATGGATGTGGCGTAAAAACCAAGTACGTTATGCAGATCGTAGTTCACCCTGCGCCAGCGGCCTCCCCATTTAATGGTAAAGCTGCGCTTACGGTCGGTTTTGCGTTTAGGCCACCACAAAATAAGGCCGGTTACCATGATCACCATAAAAATGATAACAGCTACCCCAACAACCCATTTGCCTATTGCAGGCGGCAGCAATAAATAGAGGTGTATATACTCAACAATAATAAAAAAATTGGTTGCAGGGGTTTCGGTATGGGTAATTGTACCCGTGTAGGGGTTGATGAATATATAGATGTAACCGTCATTGCCCGTATTAGACAATACTGCAGCCGGCCTTTTTTCACCATAGTAGTACATGTAATCAGGCGATGCCTTCGGGAATTTATGTTTAGCAATATTGATCAGTTGAGATGGCTGCAGATAAGGCTTCCCATGCGACTCTACCCGGCGGTAATCATGCAAAGCGTCCTGTATTTCGTCCTGAAAGCAAAAAATACAACCCGTGATACTTACAATAAACACCACAAGCCCGGAAATAAATCCGAGCCAGCGGTGGCAAAAAAGTAAACCTTTTTTAAATGGGGTCATTACTTACAATTTATATGATGCACTTAAAACAAACTGGCGTAAACGTTGTGGGTTTACCGTTGTAAAACCGGTGTAGTAATGCTTGTCGGTAAGGTTATTGCCTGTTAACCCGATCCGATATTTTGGCCTGTCGAGATATATCGACGCATTTAGTAAGGTGTAAGATGGCAGTTCGAAAGTCCCCTCGCTAATGCTGTTTATGATCTTGTTGTTGCTGGCATAGTTTCCGCCAACGCCTACACCAAGGCCTTTAACAAAGCTTTGCGGTAAACGGTAGCTGATGTAAAGGTTGGCCAGGTAAGGTGACCCCGCCGTGTTCGGGCGCAGGCCCTGTACATTATCTGCCGCCTTCGTAAATTTAGAATCGTTATATGAAAAGCCTGCTACAATGTTTACCGCCGGTATGGGGTTGGCAACCAGTTCGGCTTCGAAACCCTGGCTTAACTGTGTGCCATCCTGAACCTGGCCAAAAACCGGCGAGTTTGGCAAGGGGCGCAATACGTTAGTAACGTTAATTCGATAGTAGCTTATTGTACTGTTTAACTTGCCGTTAAATAAGGATGTTTTTATTCCTCCCTCAATCTGGTTAGCGTTTTGCAAGTCGGCAACGGCAGGCTGGCCATCACCATTTGTATAAACACCGGGGTTAACAAACCCGTTCTGGTAATTGGCAAATAACGAAAGGGCCTCTTTTAACGGTTGATAGATCAACCCAAACTTTGGCGAATATGCAGTTTGATCAAAGGGTTTACTAACCTGTTCGCCATCTACGTTATACGAGCCTTTGTTCTCGTAGCGGTCTACCCGCACGCCAACCGAAGCGATGAGTTTATCCGTTAAGTTAAGCACATCAGACACGTAGGCGCTATACGTATTGGTTTTGTAAATATACGGATATGGCGTGCCCGGGTCTACGGCATCAACCGCTTGCTTATTAAAATTGCCGTAATCAAAATTTGCATCGTTTATGGGGGCATAACCGTATTGATGGTCAAGGAAGATCTGGTGCGAGTTTTGGCGCTGAAAATCTAAACCGAACACAACACGGTTACGCATGCTGCCAATATTAAAATCACCATTGATATTTTCCTGAACCTGGATAGCACCAAGCTTGCTGTTCGCGGTCGACTGGTCATTACGCAGGATGTAGTTGCCTTCACCAGGCAGGTCTGGAGCGTTGTAAGGCGCTGCCATAGCGATAGCGTCCGTTATCAGATAATAGTAAGGGCTCGGGCCATCAGAATAGCTATTTGATGACGAGAAAATGGTTTGCGAAGTGAACTTATCAGATATCTTATACTTAGCCTCTGCAAAGTAGTTTAAACTGCGTGAGTATGAAGTTACATTATCGTTAGCGTAGGCCTGCTTATAGTCTATTTTTAACTGGTTTGCATTGGTAACACCCAGGTCTTTCGGGCTCGACCAGAAAAAGAAGAACGGCTTGGCCGAGCTACGCCCGTAAAACATTTCCGCCTCAAACAGGAAAGACAACCTGTCGCTTGCTTTTACAGAAAGACTTGGGGCAAAGGCAAAAGTGCGGTTTTTACCATAGTTTTGGAAACTGCCCTCGTAGCTATACGCGCCATTTAAACGGAAGGCGATATCAGAACCGATAGGGGTGTTAACATCGATTGTGGTGCGGTTTAGAGCATAACTGCCAACGGACTGACCGATTTCGGCCCCGAAAGTACCGTAAGGCTTTTTGGTGACCCTGTTTATTAACCCACCAAATGAGGTGACTGTGCTGCCGAACAACGTAGCCGAAGGGCCTTTGATAACTTCAATCTTATCGATATTAACAGCGTCGATGCTGCTGGTTACTAAACCGGCTATACCGTTACGAACGCGTGTTTGCGTAGTAAAGCCGCGCAGGGTAAAATAACCGCCGCCATCGCCGGCCCGTCCTGTAGCATCCCACATTTTTTGGATGCCTGAAGCATTTTTTAAGGCATCGTCAACCGTAAATAATTGCTGTTCCTTGATCAGCTCGCTGCTGATAGTGGTATAGCTCTGGGCATTTTCCAGGTTGTCCAATGGTATTTTACCTACGTCGGTACTTACCTTGCGGGTAAAACGGTTTGCCCTGTTAGCAATCACGTTTACTTCTGTAAGTTGCGATAGGCTGGCTTTTATTACTATCTGCGGAACCGTTACGGTTTGATTTGCAAGAACCGTTACAGGTACTTCAACACGCTCTACACCCACATATGATATGATAATGGTATAAGATCCTGACGGTGCCTTAAAAGAAAATTCGCCATTTGACCGGGTGGTTGTGCCATAGCCGGTACCTTCCAGGCCAATTGATACATTGTCGGCAGCTTCGTTTTTCGTAGTTACTACTTTACCCTGAACAGCTCCTTTATTTTGAGCAAAAGATACTTTTGGTAAAAACATTGAAAGCAATGCACTGCATATTGCTAATAGTGTAAGTTGATATTTGACCATTTCTTATTAAGACTAATTATAAATAATGGCCAAAAGTATATTAAGAATATATACTATCCAAATTATTTAGAATAATTATAAATAAGTGATTGAATTGGAGTGAGTAATTTATTAGAATAAGGATATCGTAGGATATATGCAATCCCGCAAACAACTAAAAAGGCCAGAGTTGGAACTCTGGCCTTTTTAAAGTGCTAACAAGCGCTTCTACTTATTGCTAAACTCAATTAGCTTTATCATATCCGCAATATTGTAAATACTCGTATGATTTTCCTTAATAAAGGCGTCGATCTGGTTTTCTTTACCCGGAAATATTTTATCAAGCGATTTGAGGTTATTGACCTGTATAAAATCATTTCCTTTTTTGAGCCAGTAAACTACCTGGTTGTTTATTTTATACCCTTTTTTAAGCTGCATATCATAGCTGCCGGGTTTTTGATTATCCTTTTTGGTGACACCGATAGTACCGCCAATGGCACCTCCAACACCAATTTCATCTGCCGAAGCTTTAACCGCTTTGCCTTTATATTGGGCAAATAAGCTAACAGGTGTTTTAGTAAGTTTTTCGTAGAACACTTTATTTGCCGGTACAAATACAAAGTTTTGGATTACAATACTGTCTATATTGCTAACATCATCAAGGATTAGTTTGCTACCGTTCTGGTCGAACATCATTTCCTGTGTAACGGTATTATAATCAAGAGAGGCCTCAACAGTGGCGCCACCTTTTTGGAAAACGGTACCTGTTTTAAATTCGGGAAATATAAAGGGAGAAGTGGTTTGATTTGCGGTAGCCTGCGCAAAAATGGCTGGTGCACTGAGCAATATAGCAGCAGCGCTTAAAAAAAATGTTTTTTTCAATTTATTAAAGTTTAAGGTTATGTATATGCCTTAGACGGTAAATTTAAGTATTGGTTTAAAATAATATAAATTCTTTTTGGCGAGATAAGCACAAAAAAAGCGGCTTTATGCAAGCCGCTCCGATATTCAGAATTCCTATTTTACCAAAAGAACGAATATAAAGCCACTATAATACCGCCTACTATGAGCGCCCCGGCAGTAAATGCGCGCGAGGTTTTAAACATCGAGGCATCAATTTCCAGGCCGTTGGTTTTAACGCCTTTAGCCTGGTCAATTTTTGAAATGATGATCATCCCTATCACGCAAAGCACAAACACAAAGCCCATACGGTCTATAAAGGGGATCTCATATAGTTTGGTAACTTTATCATCCTGTAAGGCTTGTTTTGCAAAGCCATAAGGGTATAAAAAGCTAAGGTCGGCGAAGCGCGGAAGCAGTTTAAAGAACACTGAAAATATAAAGCCGCCTATGGTAGCAAATAAAGCCGCGTTAGACGATGCCTTTTTCCAGAAGAAGCCCAGGATGAACATGGCAAATATACCCGGCGATACAAAACCGGTGTACTCCTGTATGTATTGGAAACCCTGCTTGCCTTCGCCCATTAAGCGCTCGCCAATTACCAGCGACATTGCAACACCTAAGCCCATAGCTACCAAAACCGACCATTTACCAAATAATACTAACTTTTTTTCGGTGGCCTTGGTGTTGATGGCTTTTTTATAAACATCCAGTGTAAATATGGTAGCTATACTGTTTGCCTTGCCGGCCAGCGAGGCCACTATTGCCGCTGTAAGCGCGGCAAACGATAAGCCCTTTAACCCGGCAGGCAAAAGGTTTAAAAGCGAAGGGTACGCTTTATTTACATCCACAACGCCCGATGAACTTAGCATCTCGTGGTGGAACATCCCCCGTTGATAAAGCACATAAGCTGCTATACCGGGTAATACCACAATAACCGGCATCAGTAGTTTTAAGAAAGCCGCAAACAGGATACCCGCGCGCGCTGTTTTAAGATCGGCGCCTAAGGCCCTTTGTGTAATGTATTGGTTACAGCCCCAGTAGTTAAGGTTAACAATGATCATACCGCCTATTAAAACCGAAAGGCCCGGCATATCCATATAATTTTCGTTCTCTTTCTTAAATATCATATGGAAGTGTTCCGAGGCCTCGTTATGCAATATTTTTAGGCCCGAAAGGATGGAATGGTCGGCTGCGCCTTCTGTTAATTTGCCCAATGCTATGTACGTAGCGGCTAACCCGCCAAGTACCAATACAAACACCTGTATAACGTCGGTATAGCCAATTACCTTCATGCCGCCTAATGTTATAATAACAGCAAATACGGCTAAAGCAATTATACAGAAGTAAATATTTAAGCCTGATATACCGCTTATTGCTAATGCACCAAGGTACAGGATAGACATAAGGTTAACCACGATATATAGCAACAGCCAGAAGATAGCCATAACCATAGCCACTGTGCCGTTATACCGCTGGTGCAAAAACTGCGGCATGGTAAATATTTTGTTCTTTAAATATATGGGGATAAAAAATATCGCTACAATAATGAGCGTTGCTGCCGCCATCCACTCGTATGTAGATATCGCAAGCCCCATTTTAAACGCGGAACCACTGGTACCTATAAATTGCTCGGCAGATATATTTGAGGCTATCAGCGATGCGCCGATTGCCCACCAGGTAAGGGAACCTTCGGCCAAAAAATAATCTTTTGAGGTTGCATCGGTATTGCGTTTACGCTTGTAAATCCAATATCCGTAAAAAGATACGATCAAAAAATAAATAAGGAAGACGATCTTATCGCCAAAGGTAAGAGAGTTCATTTATCTGGTTTAAATAGGTTTATAATCGGGAGCTTAATAATAGTTATATATATCGGTTAATCAAATTTTCAAGGTACTCCTGTTTGCCGCTTATGGTTTCCGGCTCGCCATTTTCCACGGCATATTTCCGTAAGTCTTCTAACGATAACTTGCCCGCTTCAAAATCCTTACCCGCGCCGCTGTCGAAAGATGCGTAACGATCTGCACGTATTTTTTTGTAATCGGATTTTTGCAGGATATTATCAGCGATGACGAGCGCCCGCGCAAATATGTCCATCCCACCTATATGCGCGTAGAACAGATCGGCCGGGTCTGTAGAGTTACGACGGATCTTGGCATCAAAGTTTATCCCGCCACCGCCAAAGCCGCCGGCCTGTAGTATGATCAGCATATATTCGGTAACCTCGGTAATGTCATTCGGGAACTGGTCGGTATCCCAGCCATTTTGGTAATCGCCCCGGTTGGCATCTATCGAGCCCAGCAGTCCGGCATCCGCGGCTACCTGCAGGTCGTGCTGAAAAGTGTGGCCTGCCAGTGTGGCGTGGTTAACTTCAAGATTTAGTTTAAAATCGTCTATCAGGCCATATTTTTGCAGAAAGCCCAATACGGTTGCCGCGTCATAGTCGTACTGATGTTTGGTAGGTTCACAAGGTTTGGGTTCTATAAAGAAATTGCCATTAAACCCTTGCTTGCGGGCGTAATCTTTTGCGGTATGCAGGAATTTTGCAAGATGCTCCTGTTCGCGCTTCATATCGGTGTTTAGCAGGGTCATGTAACCCTCGCGTCCGCCCCAAAAAACGTAGTTCTCGCCCCCAAGTGCAATGGTAGCATCAAGCGCCGCCTTTACCTGCGTGCCTGCATGCGCCAGTACATGAAAATTAGGGTTTGTTGCCGCCCCGTTCATATACCTGCGGTTGCTGAACAGGTTTGATGTGCCCCACAGCAATTTTACGCCGCTATCCTCCTGTTTTTGTTTAGCGTAGCCAACCATAGTCTGCAAGCGGCGGTCGTTTTCATTAATATCGTTTGTGTAATCA includes:
- a CDS encoding ferredoxin--NADP reductase, whose translation is MLQLRVDEIKWELPDTATFYLVEAQGRHVAYRAGQFLTLIFNHHSQEIRRSYSLSSSPDEDRPAITVKRVSNGEISRFLLTKVKIGDVLSAAEPAGVFTVTGHPPEKDILLFAAGSGITPIFSIIKYVLKRAGKSKLHLIYSSQDSNSVLFEAELNALQVLHPDRLNITYLLSSHANRLTNIKVEQLVNMQLEFDRNKAKFYLCGPFVYMRMIRLTLLYMGIGPRQIHKENFVLETVPVTGSQTNYPPRNISVNFNNEQHNIVAGENQSILQAALQNNVPLPYSCRSGICSACVAFCKTGRVEMAKNEVLTDDDLAKGWILTCTGHALTDDVEIEYR
- a CDS encoding PepSY domain-containing protein, translating into MTPFKKGLLFCHRWLGFISGLVVFIVSITGCIFCFQDEIQDALHDYRRVESHGKPYLQPSQLINIAKHKFPKASPDYMYYYGEKRPAAVLSNTGNDGYIYIFINPYTGTITHTETPATNFFIIVEYIHLYLLLPPAIGKWVVGVAVIIFMVIMVTGLILWWPKRKTDRKRSFTIKWGGRWRRVNYDLHNVLGFYATSIAIILAISGLAIAFEPVSRAIYNTANIGRNIRYEDEVTEPKSDSLKKAGVAKQPVVDMAFAHARQQSPKAEMFLIHNDPAVAGAIGVGAYPKSMHYAYASGYEFDKYNGKLLKTYVYNKKSPGLKLNEMNYDIHVGQIGGLTTKIIAFLASLICASLPVTGFIIWLGKRKKSRSKTSKARNAVHHKTHRRMVLETKG
- a CDS encoding TonB-dependent receptor, translated to MFLPKVSFAQNKGAVQGKVVTTKNEAADNVSIGLEGTGYGTTTRSNGEFSFKAPSGSYTIIISYVGVERVEVPVTVLANQTVTVPQIVIKASLSQLTEVNVIANRANRFTRKVSTDVGKIPLDNLENAQSYTTISSELIKEQQLFTVDDALKNASGIQKMWDATGRAGDGGGYFTLRGFTTQTRVRNGIAGLVTSSIDAVNIDKIEVIKGPSATLFGSTVTSFGGLINRVTKKPYGTFGAEIGQSVGSYALNRTTIDVNTPIGSDIAFRLNGAYSYEGSFQNYGKNRTFAFAPSLSVKASDRLSFLFEAEMFYGRSSAKPFFFFWSSPKDLGVTNANQLKIDYKQAYANDNVTSYSRSLNYFAEAKYKISDKFTSQTIFSSSNSYSDGPSPYYYLITDAIAMAAPYNAPDLPGEGNYILRNDQSTANSKLGAIQVQENINGDFNIGSMRNRVVFGLDFQRQNSHQIFLDHQYGYAPINDANFDYGNFNKQAVDAVDPGTPYPYIYKTNTYSAYVSDVLNLTDKLIASVGVRVDRYENKGSYNVDGEQVSKPFDQTAYSPKFGLIYQPLKEALSLFANYQNGFVNPGVYTNGDGQPAVADLQNANQIEGGIKTSLFNGKLNSTISYYRINVTNVLRPLPNSPVFGQVQDGTQLSQGFEAELVANPIPAVNIVAGFSYNDSKFTKAADNVQGLRPNTAGSPYLANLYISYRLPQSFVKGLGVGVGGNYASNNKIINSISEGTFELPSYTLLNASIYLDRPKYRIGLTGNNLTDKHYYTGFTTVNPQRLRQFVLSASYKL
- a CDS encoding sodium/solute symporter (Members of the Solute:Sodium Symporter (SSS), TC 2.A.21 as described in tcdb.org, catalyze solute:Na+ symport. Known solutes for members of the family include sugars, amino acids, nucleosides, inositols, vitamins, urea or anions, depending on the system.) translates to MNSLTFGDKIVFLIYFLIVSFYGYWIYKRKRNTDATSKDYFLAEGSLTWWAIGASLIASNISAEQFIGTSGSAFKMGLAISTYEWMAAATLIIVAIFFIPIYLKNKIFTMPQFLHQRYNGTVAMVMAIFWLLLYIVVNLMSILYLGALAISGISGLNIYFCIIALAVFAVIITLGGMKVIGYTDVIQVFVLVLGGLAATYIALGKLTEGAADHSILSGLKILHNEASEHFHMIFKKENENYMDMPGLSVLIGGMIIVNLNYWGCNQYITQRALGADLKTARAGILFAAFLKLLMPVIVVLPGIAAYVLYQRGMFHHEMLSSSGVVDVNKAYPSLLNLLPAGLKGLSFAALTAAIVASLAGKANSIATIFTLDVYKKAINTKATEKKLVLFGKWSVLVAMGLGVAMSLVIGERLMGEGKQGFQYIQEYTGFVSPGIFAMFILGFFWKKASSNAALFATIGGFIFSVFFKLLPRFADLSFLYPYGFAKQALQDDKVTKLYEIPFIDRMGFVFVLCVIGMIIISKIDQAKGVKTNGLEIDASMFKTSRAFTAGALIVGGIIVALYSFFW
- the xylA gene encoding xylose isomerase, which gives rise to MGIVTGEKEFFKGIGQIKYEGPQSDNPLAFRWYDADKVIAGKPMKDHLRFACAYWHSFCGNGADPFGEPTHIFPWSLKDDAIERAKDKMDAAFEFITKMNLPFYCFHDVDIVDYTNDINENDRRLQTMVGYAKQKQEDSGVKLLWGTSNLFSNRRYMNGAATNPNFHVLAHAGTQVKAALDATIALGGENYVFWGGREGYMTLLNTDMKREQEHLAKFLHTAKDYARKQGFNGNFFIEPKPCEPTKHQYDYDAATVLGFLQKYGLIDDFKLNLEVNHATLAGHTFQHDLQVAADAGLLGSIDANRGDYQNGWDTDQFPNDITEVTEYMLIILQAGGFGGGGINFDAKIRRNSTDPADLFYAHIGGMDIFARALVIADNILQKSDYKKIRADRYASFDSGAGKDFEAGKLSLEDLRKYAVENGEPETISGKQEYLENLINRYI